The DNA window CGTCAGTCATGAGCACAAGGACCACTTCGACCCGGAGTTCCTCGCGACGCTCCAGCGCCGGGACTTCACCGTGGTGATTCCGCGCTTCCTGCGCTCGGAGCTCCAGGACGTCTTCGCGAAGTACGGTTGCAAGCGCGTCATCGCCTGTGAGGATGGCCGCGAGGTCCCCATCAAGGGCGGCTACATCAAGCTCTTCGTATCGGAGCAGGGGACCAATCGGGACTCCGCGGTGATGGTGCGAGGGGAAGGCCAGTGCTTCCTCAACCTCAACGACTGCAAGCTGCATGACCGGCTGGCGCGCATCGCCGAGGAGGAGGGCCCGGTCGATGTCTTCACGGCCCAGTTCTCAGGCGCCATCTGGCATCCGACCTGTTACGAGTACCCGGAGGAGACGTACGCGGCCATCTCGCTGAAGAAACGCGAGAGCAAGTTCGAGGCGGTGTCGCGCGCGCTGGAGACCCTGCGGCCCAGGGCCTACCTGGCCTCGGCGGGCCCGGCCTGTTTCCTGGACCCGACGCTGTTCCATCTCAATCTCGAGAAGGTGAACATCTTCCCGAACGCGACGCAGTTGTTTCGCTTCCTGGACCAGCGGCTCCCGAACGCGGCGCTGAAGAAGCTGGAGTCGATGCCGGGCGACGTGCTGGACGCGGGGACGCTGGACTACGTCTCGCTCGACGGTGAGCGACTCACGGAGGACCGCTTCGAGTCGTACCTGCGAGCGTATGCGGCGGACATGGCGCACCTGTTCCGCGAGCGGCGACGCAACATGCTCCGCGCGGAGGTCGATGAGATTCACGCCCGCCTGCGCGTGGAGCTCCAGCGCAAGCTGGACCACCTGGACCTGCACGCGCGCGTGGGGATGCCGCTGTACGTGGAGCTGACGGAGCTGCCGCACCGGCTCCTGCGCGT is part of the Myxococcus landrumus genome and encodes:
- a CDS encoding Rieske 2Fe-2S domain-containing protein yields the protein MRITFLGHAGFAVETASSVVVMDPWLSERGAFDSAWMQLPRNHHLAPRVRALLETPGRERFLYVSHEHKDHFDPEFLATLQRRDFTVVIPRFLRSELQDVFAKYGCKRVIACEDGREVPIKGGYIKLFVSEQGTNRDSAVMVRGEGQCFLNLNDCKLHDRLARIAEEEGPVDVFTAQFSGAIWHPTCYEYPEETYAAISLKKRESKFEAVSRALETLRPRAYLASAGPACFLDPTLFHLNLEKVNIFPNATQLFRFLDQRLPNAALKKLESMPGDVLDAGTLDYVSLDGERLTEDRFESYLRAYAADMAHLFRERRRNMLRAEVDEIHARLRVELQRKLDHLDLHARVGMPLYVELTELPHRLLRVDFQARRVDEVPSIHESTRYAMKVSAVDLVRVLDRKLTWEDFLLSFRLRLSRSPDVYEPILHGFLGVEIEDLRAFCEGVRSTESQRERTVVDAGGRRFTVQRFCPHQGADLSEGWVEEGRYLVCPRHRWRFDLEDGGRCPTNGSTLCAEPATQPSIPSESEPDVPLHPVQEPLSL